In Bactrocera neohumeralis isolate Rockhampton chromosome 5, APGP_CSIRO_Bneo_wtdbg2-racon-allhic-juicebox.fasta_v2, whole genome shotgun sequence, the genomic window acatacatacacacatacatatatgcagacgATGCAAACGCTGAGTCTTTTCATCACTGCAAGCAAATAGCTTATAAGTGCAAACGATCAGTTCAACTTAAAGAGCCGAAAGCGAAGAATGTCTAACGCAATTGTAATATTctcaacaataatttttaatatctgcGAACCTCAAATTTGTTTTGAGGCACAAAATAAGTCCTACGTAAGCAACGGCTTCAATGAGGTAAGTTTGGAGAAGTAATTGGAGTAagagcatttatatatgtataagtatgtatatatatttatatatatatatctttttattatacttattaaaatatatactgtGTAAAACAAAGTGCAAGCATTTAATGAggaattcacattttttataatagatAATACTAGACAGCTGTGAAGCAAATGTGGTTCAAGATATATTGACAACGAGTAGCTACTGCTATCAGGTACCATCTTCGCAGGATGATTCTAAACATTCTCAGGAATCCATTTGCAATATGAACAGTGTCGAGGAAACATACAACGAAATTGAAAGCGAGGAAATAAGTGAAGAGAAAAAGGAAGGTGATGGCGGTGCTTTTCTGCTTTTGatattatttgcatttattctCGGTGCTGTTTCCGAAAATGAAAGTGGACACAAAGGGTATAGGCGAGTTTATAAAAGAACTCGTTACATTAAACAAAGATAcatgtaaattaataaatatgatatGGATATAAGAGATAAAAGCACTCAGCTGACGATGTTAACCGAAAATCGTTTCTTCCAAAttataagtaaatttattaTGATGAAGCGATAataaaaagcagaaataaatcaagttttgtgttttatttccaTACTTAAGCACATACATgggtaaatacatatatatatacgttatctcatttatatataaaaattacgtgtcacattgtttgtccgcgatggtctcctaaactactgaaccgattttagtaaaatttatcacgctgtgtccagttcgaaccaacttagtaTATTGGATAGTAAGAAAAAttcataagtaaaaaaatagagTGAAAggtctattaaatggacgcgctattaagcggacatctccattaactggacagaaaggctagccttaaattcgttattttttcaaaggaaatttatttgtatgaatattcaaaattaaacctcaagtacaatcccttcgATTCTTGTACCGAAAAACACGTTtccgcctttattcgtaaata contains:
- the LOC126759945 gene encoding uncharacterized protein LOC126759945, giving the protein MSNAIVIFSTIIFNICEPQICFEAQNKSYVSNGFNEIILDSCEANVVQDILTTSSYCYQVPSSQDDSKHSQESICNMNSVEETYNEIESEEISEEKKEGDGGAFLLLILFAFILGAVSENESGHKGYRRVYKRTRYIKQRYM